In a genomic window of Gossypium arboreum isolate Shixiya-1 chromosome 9, ASM2569848v2, whole genome shotgun sequence:
- the LOC108454104 gene encoding ras-related protein RABE1a, whose protein sequence is MAAPPARARADYDYLIKLLLIGDSGVGKSCLLLRFSDGSFTTSFITTIGIDFKIRTIELDGKRIKLQIWDTAGQERFRTITTAYYRGAMGILLVYDVTDESSFNNIRNWIRNIEQHASDNVNKILVGNKADMDESKRAVPTSKGQALADEYGIKFFETSAKTNLNVEEVFFSIARDIKQRLADTDSKAEPQAIKINQQDQGAGAAAAAQKSSCCGA, encoded by the exons ATGGCTGCTCCACCTGCAAGAGCTCGAGCCGATTATGACTACCTCATAAAGCTCCTTTTGATCGGCGACAGCG GTGTGGGTAAGAGTTGCCTGCTTTTGCGTTTTTCGGATGGCTCATTCACTACAAGTTTTATCACGACAATTGG AATTGACTTTAAGATAAGGACCATAGAGCTTGATGGAAAAAGGATCAAGCTGCAAATTTGGGATACTGCTGGGCAAGAGAGGTTTCGTACAATTACAACTG CTTACTACCGTGGAGCCATGGGCATATTGCTTGTGTATGACGTGACTGATGAATCATCTTTCAATA ACATTAGAAACTGGATTCGAAATATTGAACAGCATGCTTCAGACAACGTGAACAAGATTCTAGTGGGTAATAAGGCTGACATGGATGAAAGTAAAAGG GCTGTCCCTACCTCAAAGGGCCAAGCTCTTGCTGACGAATATGGCATCAAGTTCTTTGAGACT AGTGCAAAAACAAATTTAAATGTCGAGGAGGTTTTCTTTTCAATAGCCAGGGACATCAAGCAAAGACTTGCTGACACTGACTCAAAGGCTGAG CCACAGGCAATCAAAATTAACCAACAAGACCAGGGAGCTGGGGCTGCGGCAGCTGCTCAAAAATCATCTTGCTGTGGAGCTTGA